TTGGATCCCGAAACGCTCCGGCTCGCAGCCCATCCATTTCCAGCCTCAGCCCATCCCGTTCATCCTCCAATTCTTGAACTATCTTACGGAAGTGATCCTCGCCTCGCTCTTTGATGATTCGCTCCCACTCTGCTTCTTTCTCCGCAGTGAGCTTATGGCCACTGAATCCACCGAGCTCTGTATCATCCTGCTTAGCTGGCCATTCTTGCTTGGGTTCGTGAAGAACGGTTTCAGCTTCAGGTAAGCTTGTTTGAATACTGACGAGCTCATGCTGTTGAATTCCCCCTTCCCTGGCACCATTGCCACTGCCACCAGCGGGTGTCCGCTCGCACTGCACAAGGCTAAGTGATATAAAAGACAAGACCGCGCATGCTAGGGGGGAAGAACAAATACGATAGCCACACACGATCCAGCTTTTCTGCCTCGCCTGGTGTTGGGGGGTGGGGGGCATGATACCAGATCACTGTGTATCATCAGGTTACACGTGCCCTAAGTCAACCTCTCCCAACAGGTACTCACTCTATCCCCCCTCTCATAAGGCATCACAAAGAAGCTATTGAAAATTAATTAGTTAAAACCTCTTAACTATAATGACAAAAAAGCACGCAGAAACCTGCGTGCTTTGTCATAGAATAAAGGATTTCGGGCTAAATTTTTAAGAATTTAGGAATTTCCACCGGGCAGGAGTATAAATTCCCTCCTGTCAGCTGTGGCTGGATAGCCGACGGATCTCCAACCGTCATACATTTGCCAGCCTTGGGTAATAAGCCGCTTGCCCTGGCCCTCACGATCCGCACTCCCGAGAATAACCACAACCATTTCAACCGGAGTCACGGTAGCCCCACCGTCTTCATGCTTCTGAACAAAGGGCTGGCGCTCGGCACAGATAGCAATGCACTGCCCCGCTGCTTGACTTGTCCCTGTTTTAATCCCTTTGATTTTCAGCTCACCTCCAAGCATTTTATTGGTATTCTCCACAGTGACCTTGCTCTCTGAAGCAGTAGCAGCTCTGGTCACACTGATCTCGCGAGAAGTCTGTTTTACATAGAAGCCAAAAGCCGTGTCCTTCATGACGTGCATGGAGAGGCGAGCAATATCAGACGCTGTAGAATAAGAATCCCTTGGATTAGCTACAAGCCCATGCGGGGTAGCAAACTTTGTGCGGGTCATGCCCAGCGATTTAGCCAGTTTGTTCATTTCTACGACAAAAGCCCCTACCGGATCCCCTTGTAACTGTCGTTTCATCAACAACTCACGCCCTACGTGATCGGCCAAAGTGAGGGCCGCTTTGTTATCCGATCCCATCAAGGTGGAATAGAGTGCATCGCGGAGAGTCATCTGATCACCAGGTTGCAAGCTCATCGGGTTAGCTCCCCCCACGAGATTGATGGTACTTGGCACCGTGATCATAGTGGACAGGTTTGTATTGGTAGCCTGAGCCCAGTCCAGAACCACCTTGCTTGTGGCGATCTTGGTCAGACTGGCAACAGGACGCTTCACCTCAGAGTTATCAGCCAGCAAAACCTTGCCAGAATGGCGTTCCACCACCACATAACTCTCCTTAGCTAGTATGGGTTGTGAAAATGCGGCCACAGCCGTTACTACCCCCATAAATTTCTTTAGAAAACACATAAAATTGAATCAGACCCTTGGTTGCCAAGAGAATAGCTCGCCTTAGGGAGCAATCAACCAAGAATCTGGCTCTGGTTACAGAATTGACATCTTTTCGAGCCTCAATTTGTCACAATCCACTTGCCTTTTAACGAACACCGCACCAAGTTGGCGCAGCTCGACGCCTTGGAAGAGCTGCTCCCAGGAGCACGACAAGGCACTTACCGGATGCTGCGCGAGGCGGGTTCGGAACGACATATCCCACGAGCAAGTCCCACACTTCCGTTGAAAAATTGCATGCATGCCAGCAACGGGTGGGAATCGGACCCTTACCATCCGGTGAGCCACAAGACCCCGCGCCGAAACGAAATACATGACTACCATGTCAGACACACCAAACAGACAACAGAACCGCGGAGGTGGCAATCGCCGCCCACGCCGTAACAACAACCGTAACCGTAATCGTAACAACAGAAACCGCCCACAGCAGCCACCCAAGCCTCTCAAGCTTACCCTGTGGCAGAAAATCCTTAAAGCTATCGGCCTCTTCGACGAAGAAAAAGCTCGTAAGCAGCAGCAACAAACTCAGAAGAATACCAATAAAGGTACCAAGAGCGCTGCACCAAAGTCCAATACCCGCAACGCCAAGTCCTCAACAGGCGGTAAGCGCAAACCACAGAGAGTCCCGGTTGAATCCGCTCGCCTCTACGTAGGCAACCTCTCTTATGACGCTACTGAATATGACATCGAGGACCTATTCAAAGGCATTGGCACTGTTAAGAAAGTAGAAATCATCTACAACCGTAATACCCACAAATCCAAAGGCTACGGCTTCGTTCAGATGCTCAACACTGAGGAAGCAAAGCGCGCTGTGGACGTATTACACGACCAGCCGTTCATGGGCCGCCAGCTCGTAGTTAACGGCTCCAAGTCCCGTAAGGACAGTGACCCAGCTAAAGAAGCAGACAACTCTGAAGTTTCCGCCTCCTAAGCTCTCCACAAACAACTTATCGAACCCCGGCCCTCATACTGAGAGCCGGGGTTTTCTTTTTACGGCAAGAGGGGCTTGCTTCTCGCCTTTTCAAACACAAGACTATTCAGCGATGCCCGTTTACGTCTGCGGTCCAACAGCCTCTGGCAAATCAGCCCTCGCCATCGAACTCGCCAAACAACTCCATGGCGAGGTCGTCAATGGTGATGCCTACCAAGTCTACCAAGGTCTGGAAACACTTACCGCAGCACCCTCTGCTGAAGAGCTCAGCGAGGTTCCCCATCACCTCTTCTCCGTACTCTCACCAAGCGAGAACTTCGATGCCATGCGCTATCTGGAGTTGGCCAAACCAGTCATCGAAGAAATCGAATCAAGAGGCAAAACCGCCGTCATCGTTGGAGGCTCGGGCATGTACCTCAAGTTCCTTACTCACGGTCCCTCCCCGGTTCCTGCGGGTGATGACTCTCTGCGAGCCGCACTAGAGCAGCGCAGTCAGGAGTCCCTGGTAGAGGAATTTCAGAAACTCGATCCTGAGGGAGCCGCCATCACCAACCTCAAGAACCCCCGCTACGTCATACGAGCCTTGGAGATCTGCCTGCTCTCAGGACGCCCCATGTCTTCTATCAAGAATGAATGGGCTGAGAAATGTGCAGAGAAAGAAAAAGACCTCAAAGGCATCGTTCTCCAGTGGGAGCCCGAAGCTCTGCGCCGGCGCATCGCCAAGCGTACCAAGCTCATGCTCGAGAACGGGGCGATCGAAGAAGTGCGTAGTCATCCCGAGCTATCTGCCACCTGTGAGAAAGCCATCGGCGTCCCCCAGATCCGTTCCTACCTCAATGGTGAGATCGATCTCACCACCTGCGAAGAAAAGATCTTCTTTGCCACCTGTCAGTACGCCAAACGCCAACGCACCTGGTTCAAGAAAGAGCAATGGCTTAGCCCCCGCCCCATGGATGCGAAGCGAGATATAAAGTCGCTTGTTAGTTCTCAATGTTCAGATTGGGATCTTAATAATCCCATTTGACTCCCCGACCAACCCAGCGCATACCTGTTGCACGTGAAGAGCATCCAGTCACCTCCGAGAACTTGGGCGGAAATCAATCTTTCCGCGCTGAAACAGAATCTCAAACTAGCCCGTGAACGCTCAGGGCAGCGGGTGATGGCAGTACTCAAGGCCGGAGCCTATGGACACGGCCTAGAGCAGATCGCCAAAGCTCTGGATAGCGAAGGCCTCCCCTTCTTCGGAGTGGCTAGCGTGATTGAAGCCCGGCGTCTTGCGGCCATAGGAATCCAAACACGCATCTATCTACTTGGCCCCACATTTCCCGACGAACGCGCTGAGGCTGTGTATCACCGCTGGGTGATCTCTATATCAACTAAAGAAGAAGCCGATCACGTCAACACGCTCAATCAAGGAAATGATCCCCTTCCTGTCCACATCACTCTGGACACCGGTATGGGACGCGGTGGATTCCTTCCTGACCAGCTCACCGAAGGCCTGGCACACATCAAGAGTCTGCCAAACCTTACAGTAGAAGGCATTGGATCCCACCTTCCCTCGGCCGATGAAGACAAGACCTTCACCCTGGCACAGTTCAAGACCTTTGAATCCGCCTTTGATCCCAGCGAATTCCAGTACATCCACATCGCCAATTCAGCGGGCTTACTGGACTATCGCTCCAAGATTACGAACATGGTCCGCCCAGGGCTTATGCTCTACGGCATCTCTCCATTGCTAGAGTATCAGGACGAGCTTATGCCAGTGATGACCCTGAAGTCACGAGTCTCCCTCATACGGACTTTACCAAAAGGCCATGGCATTTCTTACGGTCGCGAAACAATTCTCGAGAGAGACACCCGCGTGGCCACGATCGGTGCAGGCTATGGTGATGGCTATCCACGATCACTGTCTAGCAAAGGAACCGAGGTCATCATCAGGGGTAAGCGCTGCAAGCTGCTTGGCCGTGTCACTATGGATCAAATCATGGTCGACGTCACAGACCTTCCCGATTGTGAAACTGGTGATGAAGTAGAACTCTTTGGCCCGGAACTTTTGGTCAGTGAAATTGCTCAGAAGGCTGGCACCATTGCTTGGGAGATTCTAACGGGTATCACTCCGCGTGTTACTCGGATTTACCTCTAACGAGAGAGGTTAAGAAGAATTTCTCCGTGAATATCGCGCCCTGCCAATTTACCCAACGCTCTGATTTCAGCTTCCAAGACTTGATAAGCAGGCATGCCCTCTTTGTCCTCGCGCCCACAGTGTGTGCATGAACCATATCCTGGATAACCCTCCTTCTTCTGGGGGTCATTATCACGGTTAACTAAGGTAACCAAGGGCACTTCCCTCTCATTCATGGGAGGCAAGATAACGATAGGATGAATCCAGCATGTTAGAGGCTTCAGGTACCAGTCCCCAAGTTCATCCTCCATACTCATGCGCTGTAGTCCACAGCGCCCCAAGTCATCCAGAAACACACATCTGGTTTTCTCAAAGTGCTTTGGAAAATCTTTAGCAAGTTCCTCTGGCTTGGCCTCACGCACCATCGTCTTGATCGCTCTACCGTCGCGAGCACTCATCAGTACATCCTGAGGTAAATCCAAGCCATAGCCCTCGAATCGTGGGCGGGCGGCATCCACCAGCTGATAGATGACCCGCGCCTCCTCAAGACCCAGATAAACCCCGTCATAGCAACAAGTCGCCTTGCACCGACTCAACTCACAAGGTTTGATCAACATGGAAAATGCCTCATGGTCCACATCAGCCCTGCGCACCTGATCACCAACAATTCTCGCGGTATCTTTGTAGATGCTGAACATCGCTACTAATCTAGACCCGCTTCTTTCCAGAGCTCCCAACCTTCTTTGAAGACGCTCACATCATAACCTTGCTCCGCAAGCTTAACGGCCATCTCATGGGAGTCGGGGCATTTCACGTTGGCACAATAGATAATGACTGTTTTTCCCTCAGACTTGACCTGCTTCACTCGCTCAAAGAGCTTACCTTTGATCTCAGTAAATTCCTTCAGAGGGAAACTTTCCGCTCCGTCAATGTGACCTAGAGCAAAGAAAATGGAAGGTCGGGTATCAATGAGAACGGCTCTCCCTTGCGTCTTCAATTCGAAAACCTGCTCGATACTAGCTTGAGTGATTTCCCCCTTCTTTACAGGAGCAGAATCCTCCTTCTTTGGTACATCCTGAGATTCCTGCTTAGCTTTCACCGGCACCGCCTCATTCACGGATTCAGTCATCTCAGTCTGATCGACACAACCTACCATCAGGAGGGTAGCCATCAGCAGTCGTTGCGGTTTCATAACTTGCACCATTAGCACTTCAGGGCCTGCATTCCCAACAAAAATGCCTGAATTTTCTGCCGCCTTTAACCAAGAACCGCAATTTCATAGACGACCATTTCGCCGCCCTTCTCCATCTTTTTCACCTTACGCTCAATCTTCGAACCCAGCAAAATTTCCATCATGCGGACCTCTTGCTGAACAGCAGCCGGATATTTCTCAAACAGATCACGCATCGGATGATGGTATTCCTCGATCCGGAAGCCCTCAGCCGGGCTGTAGTGGCAGCGGCTGAAGCAGCCAGCCTTGTCCCTCAAGTCGGCTAGACGAGTCGCCTTTTCCACGAGTGACTTGCCTTTCTTCACCACCGGTGACCAGGCCACTCTGAGCTGCTCATAGTGATGGAACAAAATCTTCTCAGGAGCATTATCTCCGAAAAACTTCTTCACTCCCTCCATCACATTCAGTGAGAGTTCCACCCCCGCCTGAGGAAAAAGAGAATCGCACTTATCAGTGAGTATATAGAGCTTTTCCGGACGTCCTGCACCTTTGCGGGGTACTCTCCAGGTCTTCAAAAAGCCCATTACCTCCAGCTTCATACAGTGCTGTTTCACCCCCATATAACTCATCTCCAGCTCCTTGGACAATTCAGCCACGGTCTTCCCCTGAGACTTCTTTACCGCCTCTAAGATCGCTAATACCTGCGGCTTTGCCAGTGCTCGAAACTCATCTGAAAACATACGGCAAAAAACATCGGCAAATCCCCTGAAAAAGACCACCATAAAAAACTAGCACGCGGCCACTTCCACCTCTAAGTTCCCTGCAACAACCACTGTCTATCCATGATTACTCTCTCAACCGCAGCCGTTAAAGAACTCAAGTCACTCCTCGAGACAAAAAATGCTCCAGCAGGCACCGGCCTTAGACTCGGAGTCCAGAAAGGCGGCTGCGCTGGATTAAGCTATACCATGCAGGTTAGTGAGGCCGAAGAAGGCGACATCACCCTAGAGCAGGAAGGTGTCGTCGTTCATATTTCACCGGATTCCGTCGAATACCTGAAAGGCTGCGTGATCAACTATGAGTATTCTCTCAGTGACTCTGGCTTCAAGATCGTCAACCCAAATGCATCCCGCTCATGCGGCTGCGGCACTTCCTTCGAGGCAAAAGGCGAAGAAGGAACCTACGATCCAGCCAACGAGTGCAAGTAACTTACCATCCATTTTTCACGAACACCGCTGAATGCCTCGCACGAAGAGAGAAGACGAAACACTCGTCGCCCGTATACTGAGAGCCAAACCACCACTCTTCTGGTGGTTTTTGGCCAATACTCTCGCTCTGTGCCTGGCTATACTGAGTTGGGTCCTCTTCCTCAACGTTTTTCAAACCCCGGATAATCCACGCAACTACAAGATACTTGAGTGGCTGGGACGACTGGAACCGATTGAAGCATTTACTGCACTCAATGCCCCTAAGGGAGATGCCTTGAGCCCTCCCACACTCTACAAGAAATACTACAATCTTACGGAGAATGATCGTAAGCTTCTCAACAAGCTCTTGCTGAAGAATTACATTTCCAATTTGGACGATACGACACTCAATACCTACATTCAGGGACAGTACCGCATCTTGCAGACTCGTCCTCTGACAGAACAGGACGTCATCTCCAATGGCATAGCCATTCAAGCTCAAGCCTTGGTAAAACCGGATGACTTCCACCCGGAGACCCCTTACCTCGTATTGATCGAGTTCATCCTGCCAGGCACCTCCAACAGCGCAACAGACCCTTACACGATCTCCAAGGGTGACCTTCTACAAATCAACAAAAACCCGTTTCATGGTTCAGTTCTTCATGTAGAAAGGATCGACCGACCGGGTGACGAGCCTCTGATTTCCCTGACTGTCGTTCCACTGGTCTATGAAACTCCCTTCACCACCCCTTCGGGAGCAAAGTTCAAGATGACTCCACCGGAACACATCAACCTCGAAGCTCGATTCCCAATTTTTAAAGCCAACTAACCTCCACGTGTTCGGATTTACTCAATCACCTGCTGCCTGTTGCCAAAAATCCTCTGCGAGCACCTACCGCAGCCACTTCTGCGGTCTATCCTGCAGGCTGCGCAAAGACTACGGACACAGTGCGCGATTTTTAGTCAACCGAGACTCCTCCTTCCTCTCGATTCTGGGTTCAGCGCTGGCTCCGTATTCAGCTCCGTTGACTACGGTCACCTGCTGCAATCCACTGGCAACTCCCACCCCATTGGCTATTGACAGCTCGGTCCAGCAATTCAGTGCGGCAGTCGCCGTATGCGGCCTAACAGCGAAATGCAGCGACGATGCAGTAGATGAAAATCGTTTTCACCGCATGGCTGCCAGCTCCCTCTTGGCGCTCACGAATAACTGGAAGGACAAAGCCATTGCCACACTGAATACGACAGGATTTCCGACAAAGCAGACGCTCTCCACATTGAGTCGACAAGCTCAAATCGAAGAACCTTCCGCCAGGGTTCAAGCCGTCGCGGAGCCCACAGCACTGGCCTACTCAGATATCTTTAGCCACCTCGGCACCATACTATCTGTGCCGCAGCAGCGTCCCTTAGCCGAACTGGGACATTCACTCGGATCACTGATCTATTACAGAGATGCCGCAGACGACTTGCAAAAGGATCAAAAAAACGGCCGCTACAACCCACTTATCTACAGACCTCTGGATGAGCTTAAAGAAGCAGCCGAACAAGCATTTCTCACCCTGAAGAATGCACTATCTTCTCTACCCCTCAATAGACATCAGCAATTGGTCACGGATATCGTAGCTCGTACTGAAGCCTTTCATGCGGATCTTGTCCCAGCCCCAACGAACTCAGAAGATCAGAAGCAAAAGAAAGACCGGAACTGTCTGAACTATTGCGATTGCTGCGATTGTGATTGCTGTGACTGCATTCCTTGCGGCGCCGGATCCAGCCTGACTTGCTCCAGCATCAGCTGCAGCCCCGCGGAGTCCGGCTCAAGCTGCTGTGACTCGTGCAATTGCTGCGATTCTTGCGATTGCTGCCCCTGCAACTAAACCACCTTCAAACTTTAAAACACTCTAACACGACAATCACCGATGAGACTCATTTCTTGGAACGTTAACGGAATCCGCGCTGTATTGAACAAAGGTTTTGCTGAATGGTTTGCCTCCGAGCAACCGGACATTCTCTGCCTACAGGAGACCAAAGCCCGCCCTGAGCAGGTGGAACTCCCCCTCGAGTTTGCAGGCTACCACCAATACTGGAATGCTGCAGAGAAAGCCGGCTACTCAGGCACCCTCATTCTCACCAAGCACAAGCCTCTCAGTGTCACTAACGGCATCGATATCGAGCATCACGACACGGAAGGCCGAGTCATCACGGCTGAATTCGAAGATTTTTACCTGATCACCGTCTATACGCCAAACGCACAAAACGAACTGCGCAGACTCGACTACCGCATGGAATGGGATGCAGACTTCCTCACCTATTGTAAGGAACTGGAGAAATCTAAGCCGGTCATTTTCTGCGGTGACCTCAATGTGGCCCACACTGAGATCGACCTCGCCCGCCCTAAACAGAACCGCAAGAGTGCGGGTTTCTCGGATCAAGAGCGAGCTGGCTTCGACAACATCGTGAATGCTGGCTTTGTCGATACCTTCCGCCATTTCTATCCAGAAACTACCGATGCCTACACCTGGTGGTCCTATCGTGCCGGAGCAAGAGGCAAGAACGTGGGCTGGAGAATTGATTATTTCTGCACCTCAGAGTCGCTAAAGCCCAAGCTCAAGTCCGCCTCCATTTTGGCGGATGTCATGGGCTCCGACCACTGCCCCGTCACTCTCGAGCTACACTAGTCTTCAATCTATCGAGGGCATTTATGGATTTTAATAGTCTAGAAACTGGCGAAGCATTTGATCGCTGCTGCGATTGCGGATGCGACCTCTCTGATGACTATGTTTCCTACATGGTGCAGAAATCCTATGTGGGAGAGGAATGTATCTTTGAGTACGCCATCTGCAATGATTGCAGGGAAAAGGTCTCGGAAGAATTTTCCGAGAAATCCCGGGAGGCCATGTTCGACTTCTTCCATGACCGCGCCGACATCGATGAGAAAATGATGCGGCTTGGACCAGAGGCCAGCATCGATGAGCACATCCAGACCTGCCTCACCTGCTCTTCTACGAGAGAGGAAGTTAGCTCCTATTCTTATGCTGGACTCTTTCTCGGCACGATCCTCTTGCCTGGCCCCTTCCCCGTGATGATTTGCGGAAAATGCGAAGAAGAGCTCACCGAGTGTCTCTCCCAAGAAACCCGGGACGCGTGGAATCGCTTCCTCGAAGAGAACTTCCCAGGCCCTCCTGCTGACGTGTTAGACAAACCGAGAACAGGCAAGCCCATCCTGCTCTGAATCCACCCAAGCTTATACTCAGAGTTTTTTAATTACAAAAGAGCAGCCATACAGGCTGCTCTTTTTTTGTAGCTACTTCCTACAAAACTGACCGAGAGACATCTTCTTCGGTAGTTCTGAGTCTACAGTCATTATGCAATTTTCAGCACAAACTATACATTATTATTGATCTAGGCATGCCAGAAACGTTTACAGGGTCTGCTCCATCACTCACCGACATGCTCGCTACCGAATCCATCCTGACCATTCCTCTACCATCCTCGCTAGTACAGGAAATCAATTCAGCTTCAGATGCTTGGGCAAGCAGTCTAGGAGACCTGCTCGAATCCGCTCCCAGCCCCATGGTGCCAATCTTGAACCACTACAAGAGATCAAAAAGCACGACCATTCTTCCGGATAAGGTAAGACTCTTGGAGGTCACACGAACAGGTTCTGACACCCTCACACTCGTGATCGAGTTTCAGGAGTACCAGTACCGTGGCCATGTAAGTTTCTTCTATCTAGATCACTATACCCAGAAGCTCAGAGCGAGCATCTCATTCGGCACTTCTGAATTGCAGTTCAAAGTGCTCCACTTTCCCGCCCCACTTCACGACTGCTAGTTCAGTCCTTCCGCCACTTGTTAAACATCTCTCCGAACTCCTCACTGCGAAACTCAAAACCTTCCTCCAGCAGTCTAGTCGGCACCACCCAGCGGCTTTTGAGAATGAGTTCCGTCTCGGTCCTTAGAAAGAAAGCCCCGATCTCTAACATCCATTTGGCAGAAGGAAGACCAAAGCACCTCCCCGCAGCCTTACGCGCCTGCTTCATGAGTTCACGGTTATCAATGGGATTGGGAGCGCTCACGTTGTAGACACCACTGGCTTCCTCATGAAGGCGAAGCCATTCAACGACCCTACAGAAATCCCCGATGTGTATCCAGCTGACCTTCTGCCTGCCGTTACCCATCGTACCGCCGAGCCACTTCTTGCTCAGCTTCACCAGCACATCCCAGACCGTTCCCTTCTCCTCGGCAAAGACGATGGCTGTTCTCATGGCCACTTTCCTCACCGTGCCCGGAACCTCAGCACCAAAGAAGCTTTCCTCCCAGGATTTGGCCACCTCCACAGAAAAACCTGTCCCCAATTCCCCATCAAAATCTCCCTGCGGCCTGTCCTCCGCATGACGATAAATCGTCGCCGTACTAGAGTTCACCCACAGTGCTGGCGGATTGCTGCAGCGGCGAATGGCCTCCCCGAGCACCTGGGTGCTCTGGACGCGAGACTCACGGATGGTCCGCTTGTTCTTCTCTCCGTAGCGGCAGTTCACACTGCGCCCAGCCAGATTGACCAGCAGCTCCGCACCATCCAGCGCCTTCGCCCAATCCCCCAGAGTCATTCCATCCCAAGGATGATAGTCCACTCCAGTGGCCAAACCTTTCTCACTTCGGGCAATGGCAACCACCCGCCAGCCATTGTCCCGGTAAAAGCGGCTCAAGTACCGCCCTATGAATCCGTTTGCTCCGCTGATTACTATCGTTCTCTTTTTCATCACATCGTGTCGTTTGGCAATTTTAGAAACACATCCCGGCTGGGCCAGATCACCTCACGGACAAATTCACCAGGAAACAAGAGTGGTAAGCCCGCAATCAGGAGCACGCCGCAAAGCAAAGCCATCGCCCCACTATTTTTACGCTCCAGACAGGCGGCCATTCCGTGAATCAGGAAAAACAAGGTCGGCAAGCCATAGCCAGCTCCCACAGGAACCGTGATCGCCAGCTCATGCAGCAAACCACTCACAGCAAAGACTGCAAACAAGGCCCATTTCTCTCCCAAGACTGGAACTAGAGGACGCTTCACGACTCTCGCCATCATGTGGCTATAGGCCAAAT
Above is a genomic segment from Rubritalea squalenifaciens DSM 18772 containing:
- a CDS encoding rhodanese-like domain-containing protein translates to MKPQRLLMATLLMVGCVDQTEMTESVNEAVPVKAKQESQDVPKKEDSAPVKKGEITQASIEQVFELKTQGRAVLIDTRPSIFFALGHIDGAESFPLKEFTEIKGKLFERVKQVKSEGKTVIIYCANVKCPDSHEMAVKLAEQGYDVSVFKEGWELWKEAGLD
- a CDS encoding D-alanyl-D-alanine carboxypeptidase family protein, which translates into the protein MAAFSQPILAKESYVVVERHSGKVLLADNSEVKRPVASLTKIATSKVVLDWAQATNTNLSTMITVPSTINLVGGANPMSLQPGDQMTLRDALYSTLMGSDNKAALTLADHVGRELLMKRQLQGDPVGAFVVEMNKLAKSLGMTRTKFATPHGLVANPRDSYSTASDIARLSMHVMKDTAFGFYVKQTSREISVTRAATASESKVTVENTNKMLGGELKIKGIKTGTSQAAGQCIAICAERQPFVQKHEDGGATVTPVEMVVVILGSADREGQGKRLITQGWQMYDGWRSVGYPATADRREFILLPGGNS
- the alr gene encoding alanine racemase, with amino-acid sequence MKSIQSPPRTWAEINLSALKQNLKLARERSGQRVMAVLKAGAYGHGLEQIAKALDSEGLPFFGVASVIEARRLAAIGIQTRIYLLGPTFPDERAEAVYHRWVISISTKEEADHVNTLNQGNDPLPVHITLDTGMGRGGFLPDQLTEGLAHIKSLPNLTVEGIGSHLPSADEDKTFTLAQFKTFESAFDPSEFQYIHIANSAGLLDYRSKITNMVRPGLMLYGISPLLEYQDELMPVMTLKSRVSLIRTLPKGHGISYGRETILERDTRVATIGAGYGDGYPRSLSSKGTEVIIRGKRCKLLGRVTMDQIMVDVTDLPDCETGDEVELFGPELLVSEIAQKAGTIAWEILTGITPRVTRIYL
- a CDS encoding DUF3109 family protein yields the protein MFSIYKDTARIVGDQVRRADVDHEAFSMLIKPCELSRCKATCCYDGVYLGLEEARVIYQLVDAARPRFEGYGLDLPQDVLMSARDGRAIKTMVREAKPEELAKDFPKHFEKTRCVFLDDLGRCGLQRMSMEDELGDWYLKPLTCWIHPIVILPPMNEREVPLVTLVNRDNDPQKKEGYPGYGSCTHCGREDKEGMPAYQVLEAEIRALGKLAGRDIHGEILLNLSR
- a CDS encoding HesB/IscA family protein — its product is MITLSTAAVKELKSLLETKNAPAGTGLRLGVQKGGCAGLSYTMQVSEAEEGDITLEQEGVVVHISPDSVEYLKGCVINYEYSLSDSGFKIVNPNASRSCGCGTSFEAKGEEGTYDPANECK
- a CDS encoding exodeoxyribonuclease III; translated protein: MRLISWNVNGIRAVLNKGFAEWFASEQPDILCLQETKARPEQVELPLEFAGYHQYWNAAEKAGYSGTLILTKHKPLSVTNGIDIEHHDTEGRVITAEFEDFYLITVYTPNAQNELRRLDYRMEWDADFLTYCKELEKSKPVIFCGDLNVAHTEIDLARPKQNRKSAGFSDQERAGFDNIVNAGFVDTFRHFYPETTDAYTWWSYRAGARGKNVGWRIDYFCTSESLKPKLKSASILADVMGSDHCPVTLELH
- a CDS encoding helix-turn-helix transcriptional regulator, with product MFSDEFRALAKPQVLAILEAVKKSQGKTVAELSKELEMSYMGVKQHCMKLEVMGFLKTWRVPRKGAGRPEKLYILTDKCDSLFPQAGVELSLNVMEGVKKFFGDNAPEKILFHHYEQLRVAWSPVVKKGKSLVEKATRLADLRDKAGCFSRCHYSPAEGFRIEEYHHPMRDLFEKYPAAVQQEVRMMEILLGSKIERKVKKMEKGGEMVVYEIAVLG
- a CDS encoding TIGR01777 family oxidoreductase, producing MKKRTIVISGANGFIGRYLSRFYRDNGWRVVAIARSEKGLATGVDYHPWDGMTLGDWAKALDGAELLVNLAGRSVNCRYGEKNKRTIRESRVQSTQVLGEAIRRCSNPPALWVNSSTATIYRHAEDRPQGDFDGELGTGFSVEVAKSWEESFFGAEVPGTVRKVAMRTAIVFAEEKGTVWDVLVKLSKKWLGGTMGNGRQKVSWIHIGDFCRVVEWLRLHEEASGVYNVSAPNPIDNRELMKQARKAAGRCFGLPSAKWMLEIGAFFLRTETELILKSRWVVPTRLLEEGFEFRSEEFGEMFNKWRKD
- a CDS encoding DUF5685 family protein, producing the protein MFGFTQSPAACCQKSSASTYRSHFCGLSCRLRKDYGHSARFLVNRDSSFLSILGSALAPYSAPLTTVTCCNPLATPTPLAIDSSVQQFSAAVAVCGLTAKCSDDAVDENRFHRMAASSLLALTNNWKDKAIATLNTTGFPTKQTLSTLSRQAQIEEPSARVQAVAEPTALAYSDIFSHLGTILSVPQQRPLAELGHSLGSLIYYRDAADDLQKDQKNGRYNPLIYRPLDELKEAAEQAFLTLKNALSSLPLNRHQQLVTDIVARTEAFHADLVPAPTNSEDQKQKKDRNCLNYCDCCDCDCCDCIPCGAGSSLTCSSISCSPAESGSSCCDSCNCCDSCDCCPCN
- a CDS encoding RNA recognition motif domain-containing protein, with the translated sequence MSDTPNRQQNRGGGNRRPRRNNNRNRNRNNRNRPQQPPKPLKLTLWQKILKAIGLFDEEKARKQQQQTQKNTNKGTKSAAPKSNTRNAKSSTGGKRKPQRVPVESARLYVGNLSYDATEYDIEDLFKGIGTVKKVEIIYNRNTHKSKGYGFVQMLNTEEAKRAVDVLHDQPFMGRQLVVNGSKSRKDSDPAKEADNSEVSAS
- the miaA gene encoding tRNA (adenosine(37)-N6)-dimethylallyltransferase MiaA, translating into MPVYVCGPTASGKSALAIELAKQLHGEVVNGDAYQVYQGLETLTAAPSAEELSEVPHHLFSVLSPSENFDAMRYLELAKPVIEEIESRGKTAVIVGGSGMYLKFLTHGPSPVPAGDDSLRAALEQRSQESLVEEFQKLDPEGAAITNLKNPRYVIRALEICLLSGRPMSSIKNEWAEKCAEKEKDLKGIVLQWEPEALRRRIAKRTKLMLENGAIEEVRSHPELSATCEKAIGVPQIRSYLNGEIDLTTCEEKIFFATCQYAKRQRTWFKKEQWLSPRPMDAKRDIKSLVSSQCSDWDLNNPI